The following proteins are encoded in a genomic region of Rattus rattus isolate New Zealand chromosome 2, Rrattus_CSIRO_v1, whole genome shotgun sequence:
- the Spty2d1os gene encoding putative transmembrane protein SPTY2D1OS, with product MIVLGWILFVGLASYMGTFPEAMPPTLKWKERLSVRENKARRRAQALEEELLQSHVELPHNPNPGYSQPSTLQSLAWYFIFCC from the exons atgatCGTGCTGGGCTGGATACTTTTTGTTGGCCTTGCGTCCTACATGGGCACATTTCCAGAGGCGATG cctccaactCTAAAGTGGAAAGAGAGGCTATCTGTTCGGGAGAACAAGGCACGACGAAGGGCTCAAGCTTTGGAGGAGGAGCTGCT CCAGAGTCATGTGGAATTGCCCCACAATCCAAATCCTGGCTACTCCCAACCCTCCACACTCCAGTCTCTAGCGTggtatttcattttctgttgctga
- the Spty2d1 gene encoding protein SPT2 homolog: MDFREILLIASKGQGVNHVPKRYSLAVGPPKKDPKVKGVQSAAVQAFLRRKEEELRRKALEEKKRKEELVKKRIELKHDKKARAMAKRTKDNFHGYDGTPIEEKTKKRQVVESPLNQGTDQEYDMEEEDFIEYNQADLDQDYEEELEPPKVESKPKAPLKSAPSPMNFTDLLRLAEKKQFEPVEIKVVKKAEDRPLTAEELREREFLERKHRKKKPEPDAKLPPAMSKRAPSHKDMRGTQPSKGAGDRQPPSKGLPPPHAEKKFRPSTANEKQVALPSSKSLPGERTKVGSGSSSQPSLREGHSRPVFNGAGKSHPSTCAPSVPKTAASGTQKSASEHKAKKSLSSHPSHSKPGPTVLSHNKAKSPGVRQPGSNSGSAPGQPGPGTARPALSSGPVPRRQNSSSSSGPEQSVSGIRKPASSAHPSGRTLNGTSGPGRPASISNGPGRPISGAAGSGRPVGSSGGPGQPINSPHDLRRPMNNLGPPGRSVSGPGRPISGSIPAGRTVSSGPGRPVSSLGPGRTVSNPGVPTKPKCTVVSETISSKNIISRSSNGQMNGMKPLPSGYRSAQGPQRLPFPTGYKRPREYDDDDDEYDSEMDDFIEDEGEPQEEISKHIREIFGYDRKKYKDESDYALRYMESSWKEQQKEEAKSLRLGMQEDLEEMRREEEEMKRRKAKKLKRH; encoded by the exons ATGGACTTCAGGGAAATCCTCCTGATCGCTTCCAAAGGACAAGGTGTCAACCATGTACCG aaaaggtaCAGTTTGGCGGTGGGACCTCCGAAGAAAGACCCAAAAGTGAAAGGTGTCCAGTCAGCAGCCGTGCAAGCTTTCcttaggaggaaagaagaggagctTAGACGGAAAG ccttggaagagaaaaaaaggaaagaggaactAGTGAAAAAGCGAATTGAGCTCAAACATGACAAAAAAGCAAGAGCTATGGCCAAGAGGACAAAGGACAATTTTCATGGTTACGATGGGACTCCTATCgaggaaaagacaaagaagagacaGGTGGTGGAAAGTCCCCTGAACCAGGGAACTGATCAGGAGTACGATATGGAGGAGGAAGACTTCATAGAATACAATCAGGCCGATTTGGACCAGGACTATGAGGAGGAGCTAGAGCCTCCCAAGGTTGAAAGCAAACCAAAGGCCCCCCTTAAAAGTGCCCCATCACCCATGAACTTCACTGACTTACTGAGGCTAGCTGAGAAGAAGCAGTTTGAACCAGTGGAGATCAAGGTAGTGAAAAAAGCAGAAGATCGGCCCCTGACCGCAGAGGAACTGAGGGAGCGAGAGTTTCTTGAACGGAAGCATAGGAAAAAGAAACCTGAACCTGACGCCAAACTACCTCCAGCCATGTCCAAAAGGGCGCCCTCTCATAAAGACATGAGGGGCACACAGCCCAGCAAAGGTGCCGGGGACAGGCAGCCTCCTTCCAAAGGATTGCCCCCTCCTCACGCTGAGAAGAAATTCAGACCCAGCACAGCCAATGAGAAACAAGTAGCTTTGCCTTCATCCAAATCCCTGCCAGGAGAGAGGACCAAGGTAGGATCTGGCAGTAGCTCCCAGCCCTCACTTCGAGAGGGTCACAGCAGGCCTGTCTTCAATGGGGCAGGAAAGTCCCACCCCAGCACCTGTGCACCAAGTGTCCCAAAGACTGCTGCTAGCGggactcagaaatctgcttctGAGCACAAAGCCAAAAAATCTCTTTCTTCTCATCCGAGCCATTCCAAGCCGGGGCCCACAGTTCTCTCACACAACAAAGCTAAGAGTCCAGGTGTCAGACAACCGGGCAGCAACTCTGGCTCTGCTCCGGGGCAACCTGGCCCGGGTACAGCTCGACCTGCACTTAGTTCTGGCCCTGTGCCCAGGCGCCAGAACAGCAGCTCCAGCTCAGGGCCTGAGCAGTCAGTCAGTGGGATCAGAAAGCCGGCCAGCAGTGCACATCCCTCTGGACGAACACTCAATGGCACAAGTGGCCCTGGGCGACCTGCAAGCATCTCTAATGGCCCCGGGCGACCCATCAGTGGAGCTGCTGGTTCTGGAAGACCTGTGGGCAGCTCTGGAGGCCCTGGGCAGCCTATAAACAGTCCACATGACCTTCGACGACCAATGAACAATCTAGGCCCTCCTGGGCGGTCAGTCAGTGGCCCTGGGAGACCCATAAGTGGTTCCATTCCAGCTGGACGAACTGTCAGTTCAGGCCCTGGAAGACCAGTGAGCAGCTTAGGGCCTGGACGAACAGTTAGTAACCCTGGTGTCCCCACAAAGCCCAAATGCACCGTTGTCTCAGAGACAATTTCTTCGAAGAATATTATTAGTCGGTCAAGCAATggacaaatgaatggaatgaaGCCTCTCCCCTCTGGCTACAGATCTGCCCAAG GTCCTCAGAGGCTACCCTTCCCCACTGGCTACAAAAGGCCTCGAgagtatgatgatgatgatgatgaatatgACTCGGAAATGGATGATTTCATCGAAGATGAAGGAGAACCTCAGGAAGAAATATCCAAGCACATTCGAGAGATCTTTGGCTATGACCGAAAGAA ATACAAAGACGAAAGTGACTATGCCTTACGTTATATGGAGAGCAGTTGGAAGgagcagcagaaggaggaagcCAAGAG TTTAAGACTAGGTATGCAAGAGGACTTGGAGGAAATGAGGCgtgaagaggaggaaatgaaacGTCGAAAGGCCAAGAAGCTGAAGCGAcactag